The following nucleotide sequence is from Aquarana catesbeiana isolate 2022-GZ linkage group LG08, ASM4218655v1, whole genome shotgun sequence.
AGGACTGGGCTTGTTGAAGTTCTGATTGTGTTAAAGTAACATTCAGCGCATTTGATTTAGTGTGATTGACAAAAAGTCCAGAGACTTGGACAAATTTATCTAATAAGTCTATTAGGTTAAGGGCGGACACATGTGGAGGAGTTAAAAAAGTAAGGATAACGTCGGCGAAGAGAAATAAGTTATGTTGGTGACCACCAAGCTCTATGCCTTTGACATTGGGATTGGATCAAATTAATTGTGCTAACGGCTCTATAAGTAAGGCAAAGAGCAATGGGGATAGGGGACAACCTTGCCTTGTGCCCCTCCTAATGTCAATCATTGCTGATTTATAACCAGCATATTTAATGTATGCCCTCGGATTGACATACAGAGAGGAAACCCAGGTTAGAAAATTATTCTTAAATCCCCATTTTTGGAGTATATATGCACGTACGGCCAGgagactgaatcaaaggcctttctAATATCCAAAGATAGAAGGCAGGTCGGAATATGTCTCTTCTTAGCAGCATGGGTGAGTAAGAGGGCTCGTTCTTATATTGTCACCCGCCTGTCTTGTGggcatgaatcccgtttggtcaCGATGAATTAGTCGGCCTATAATTGTATTTAGTTGAGTCGCCAGGATCTTGGCTAGTAATTTAATGCCCAAATTTAGGAGGGAGATGGGGCGGTAATTAGTCCAGGGGGTGGGGTCTGATCAAGGTTTGGGAAGCATGGATATTATGGAGGTCAATGTTTCAGTTCTGAACGAGTGTCCCGATATCAGAGAGTTAAAAGCTCTGTTTAAGACTGGAGTCAAAATAGACTCAAATTGCTTAAAGTATGATGCCGAAAACCCATCTGGACCTGGTCGTTTATGAGGCTTTAAGGCTTTGATGGCATTTTGGACTTCTAATGTTGTAATAGGATTCTCAAGGAGATCACACTGTTCTTGTTCTATGGTGGGGAAAGTAATACCGGAAAACAGAACATCTCCTTTCGTCTTGTCAAAGTCTTGAGAAGGGGAGTACAATTTAGCCAGGTTAGAGCGAAAAACCTCCAATATTTTAACTGGATTGCTAGTGTATGCGTCACGAGAAGTTTTCAGTCTTATAGATGTCTGTGTATGTTGAATCATTCTCAAACTGCATGCCATTGGGGTGTCAAGGTTTATTAGCTTTAAGATAATGAATATGGTGGCGCTTACGTAACGAGTCAGTTAAAAATAGGTCCAGTTCAAGACAGGCTTTTTCTAAATTTGCATTAGTGATGGCGTTAGGGGTAGACTGAAAAGCCAAGTGGCTTGCATTAAAATTAGCCTCCAACTTCGCAAATAGaattttacattctcttttaagaGTTGCAGCCTGCTGTATTAGTCTGCCACGAATGACAGCTTTGTGGGCTTCTCACAGTGTAAGGGCGGAAAAATCTTCAGTATCATTAGATGAAAGGTATTCTGTGAGTGCTACCTCGATCTCTAAGCGAAGGGATGGGTGGGCTAGTGTAGATACACCAAGTTGTGTCATGTGGCTATGGTGGTGGAAATTGCAATTACAATGGTCAGTCCATGGGAAGGGAATAATTTTAGAGGAGATAATCTCCGGGAGCATGCTAGATGGGACTAAAATGTGGTCTATACGCGAGAAAGAGTTATATGGGTAAGagttgttgccttggtggtatgtttagggtcattatcatgctgaaagacccatccatgcctcatcttcAGTATTCtgcctgagggaagaaggttctcatctaagattttaaTAATACATGGCCCCGTCAATTGGTCCCAGAATGCTGCaaagtctgtacctttagcagagaaacagccccaaagcatcatgtttccacctccatgcttgactgtagggatgatgttcttagggtcatagtcagcttttttcttcttccaaacacggcgagtccccctcctcaagaaggcacatgtacagtcatgccaatgaacatctaaatgattccaaTGAGAAGAAttggaagaaagtgctgtggtcagataagaccaaaattgagctctttggcattaactcgactcgctgtgtttggaggaagaaaaatgctgactatgaccctaagaacaccatccctacagtcacacacggaggtgtaAACATTCCAAAATCTTCtggggattaaataattattttccacacTGTAGAAGTTACTTTGTTTTCCTTACAATAATATATCATTGACTAATAATCAAGTAAGTAAAGGTAAGTAACTCTTGATGTCTTTACAGGTAAACAAGATGTTCAATGTCACCAGTGAAGTGGAACCAACCACGTTTTACAGTCCTGAGCACATGTTCACCATCCTGGTTTTATCTTTCACTATTCTTGTGGGTGTCCCCAGCAATTCTCTGGTGCTTTGGGTTACTAGCGTTAAGATGAAGCGGACTGTGACCACCATTTTGTTTGGGAACCTTGCTCTGGCCGATATCACCTGCTGCTTGTTTCTCCCATTCAGTGCAGTGCAGTTATTTTATTCAGAATGGCTGCACAGTCATGCCCTCTGCAAGATTTTACCATTCATCATCCTCCTCAACATGTATACCAGTTTCTTCACTCTTGTGGCTATCAGCGTTGACCGATGGATTCTGGTTGTCCATCCCGTGTGGGCCCGAAATCACCGAAGAATTAAAATGGCGTGGATGATATGCTCAGCTATTTGGTTGTTGTCCTTCACGATTTGTCTACCTGTGGCCATCTACATTGGACCCAACACCCTTGATAAAAAGACTTTATGTTATTTTGAACGTCACATGATAAAGCCCTACATTCTTACACGTGCAATCTTTGGATTTCTGATCCCTCTTATTATCATTTGCACCTGTTACATTCATCTGGCTTTTAAAGCACAAAATATCAGATTTTCGGAAGTAAGTAGAAAAACCATCATGGTCACAATAAGCATTGTAGTGGCGTTTTTCATCACCTGGGCCCCCTTCCACATAACACGAGTAATCCAGATATACACTGACAATGAGGCACTGGGTACCCTGTACATTGTCACGCAGACTCTGGCCCAGATCAATAGTTGTATCAACCCAATACTTTACATCTTTATGGGTAAAGATATGAAGTATAAAGTGATACAGTCTATGCAAAACATATTTAGGAAGAATGTATTATCCCCACCTTGCAGCAGTAGCCAAAGCACGGGCGAAGAAAAGTGTAATTACAGGCTTAAGAGCTTGGTGTGAAACACCAATTTATGCCAAAGAAatgacgaagaagaagaagaattaaGAAGAAGACTTATGCTTCAATGTATGAGTTGGATCTGTAGACTTTTTATAGTTTTTAGTTTTATTGATGATTGTGATCAACTGCCTGCTCAAAATCTTATTAGTGCATTTTAGGTCGGCCATGTGTCTTGAGTACGTCACATGGCTGGTGATTTTTGGACATTTGGGGCGATAGGTATTAGCAGTATGTTGAAGGGTCCCAAATATGTGAGTACCTCACTGTAGAAGAGTCCCAAATATGTAAGTACCTCACTGTAGAAAAGTCTCAAATATTTGAGTACCTCACTGGGGACCTGCTAAAAGCAAGGCTTGCTCAGGCCTAGCACCAGCCATACTCAGTCCAAAGCCCTATAGTACTCCATTCTTCTCACACTCCTGCATGTACAGTGTGCCCAATGCACACACTTACCATACTCTTGGTCACACTTAGTAACAACACCACTTTGACTAAGGATACCTGTTTCACCAGACCCAACATCTTCAGGTGGTTCCAGGATAGGCTCTCACTCCCCCATCCACCTCCATCCCCTAGCCTGACCAAGGTTGCACACAGTTGGGTACACTGGGATCCCTCTTTGCCTTATGGGTTTTTCAGGAgatgcagtggggttgatttattaaaggcaaatagactctacactttgcaaagtgcagttgcactctgaaagtgtggttgctccagagcttagta
It contains:
- the LOC141105502 gene encoding C3a anaphylatoxin chemotactic receptor-like, with the protein product MSLQVNKMFNVTSEVEPTTFYSPEHMFTILVLSFTILVGVPSNSLVLWVTSVKMKRTVTTILFGNLALADITCCLFLPFSAVQLFYSEWLHSHALCKILPFIILLNMYTSFFTLVAISVDRWILVVHPVWARNHRRIKMAWMICSAIWLLSFTICLPVAIYIGPNTLDKKTLCYFERHMIKPYILTRAIFGFLIPLIIICTCYIHLAFKAQNIRFSEVSRKTIMVTISIVVAFFITWAPFHITRVIQIYTDNEALGTLYIVTQTLAQINSCINPILYIFMGKDMKYKVIQSMQNIFRKNVLSPPCSSSQSTGEEKCNYRLKSLV